One stretch of Cellulomonas wangsupingiae DNA includes these proteins:
- a CDS encoding LiaI-LiaF-like domain-containing protein, whose protein sequence is MDGRRSLGQVLLGVLVVLAGVVLLLDRTGALDVDLGTVAATLWPLAVVLVGVTSLLLVPRAWYGPLVITVAGVVLLLDRLDVLDVSVWDYLWPVAVIFIGLGITVGAAARDEQGERITAIAFWWGTERRTRSRTFRSASLTAIMGGVELDLREADIDGTARVDVFAFWGGVEIKVPRTWEVRTSGLPLLGAWENKTEPPAGGGPVLDVRLVTIMGGAEIRHGKRSVQPGITDAPVV, encoded by the coding sequence ATGGACGGTCGTCGCTCCCTCGGTCAGGTTCTCCTCGGCGTGCTCGTCGTGCTCGCGGGGGTGGTGCTCCTGCTGGACCGCACGGGGGCGCTGGACGTCGACCTCGGCACCGTCGCCGCCACGCTGTGGCCGCTGGCCGTGGTCCTCGTCGGTGTGACGTCCCTGCTCCTGGTGCCGCGTGCGTGGTACGGCCCGCTGGTGATCACCGTCGCCGGCGTCGTGCTGCTGCTCGACCGGCTCGACGTGCTCGACGTGAGCGTCTGGGACTACCTGTGGCCGGTCGCGGTGATCTTCATCGGGCTCGGCATCACCGTCGGCGCGGCGGCGCGCGACGAGCAGGGCGAGCGCATCACGGCGATCGCGTTCTGGTGGGGCACGGAGCGTCGGACGCGCTCCCGCACGTTCCGGTCCGCGAGCCTGACCGCGATCATGGGCGGCGTCGAGCTCGACCTGCGGGAGGCGGACATCGACGGCACCGCGCGCGTCGACGTCTTCGCGTTCTGGGGCGGCGTCGAGATCAAGGTGCCCCGCACCTGGGAGGTCCGCACGTCCGGGCTGCCGCTGCTCGGCGCCTGGGAGAACAAGACCGAGCCCCCTGCCGGCGGGGGACCGGTGCTCGACGTGCGGCTCGTGACGATCATGGGCGGTGCCGAGATCCGGCACGGCAAGCGGTCGGTCCAGCCGGGGATCACCGACGCGCCGGTGGTCTGA
- a CDS encoding M15 family metallopeptidase has translation MVSLALGAGGGLHLWASAEQREERALHAAARERVDAALSAAHDEARARAALSASSHAGGTVLADARSALEGAVAQGRATLDGSAGDVGDDAVRVELAARLDAAQAAAATASPTAARGLASAVAAAEQAVLAAVAAQEVRLAEEEAARAAASAAARRGSSGASAGSSSSGGGDRCATTYGGPAFYTSTPTEGGDGSNGRLAPSALSAVSWTRDSRGTPFYLRSDAAAALERLNAAFRAALGHDLALDLTYRDYDTQVAMRAALGSVAAVPGTSSHGTGLALDVPELPCDYGWDSAARAWLVANGPAYGWVSPAWARQNGSNPEYWHYEYRG, from the coding sequence GTGGTCTCGCTCGCGCTCGGTGCGGGCGGTGGCCTGCACCTGTGGGCGTCGGCGGAGCAGCGCGAGGAGCGCGCGCTGCACGCGGCGGCGCGGGAACGGGTCGACGCGGCGCTGTCGGCCGCGCACGACGAGGCGCGGGCGCGGGCGGCTCTGAGCGCCTCGTCCCACGCCGGGGGGACCGTGCTCGCGGACGCCCGCTCGGCGCTGGAGGGCGCGGTCGCCCAGGGGCGTGCGACGCTCGACGGATCGGCGGGCGACGTCGGCGACGACGCGGTGCGCGTCGAGCTGGCCGCGCGCCTCGACGCGGCCCAGGCCGCCGCGGCGACGGCCTCACCGACCGCCGCCCGGGGCCTCGCGTCCGCCGTCGCCGCGGCGGAGCAGGCGGTGCTGGCGGCCGTCGCGGCGCAGGAGGTGCGGCTGGCCGAGGAGGAGGCGGCTCGTGCGGCGGCGTCGGCAGCCGCGCGCCGCGGGTCGTCGGGCGCGTCGGCGGGCTCGTCGTCGTCCGGGGGCGGCGACCGCTGCGCGACGACGTACGGCGGACCCGCGTTCTACACGTCGACGCCCACCGAGGGCGGCGACGGCTCGAACGGCCGGTTGGCGCCGTCGGCGCTGAGCGCGGTGTCCTGGACCCGCGACTCCCGTGGCACGCCCTTCTACCTGCGGTCCGACGCGGCAGCGGCGCTCGAGCGGCTCAACGCGGCGTTCCGGGCCGCGCTCGGCCACGACCTCGCCCTCGACCTGACCTACCGCGACTACGACACGCAGGTCGCGATGCGCGCTGCGCTGGGGTCGGTCGCGGCCGTCCCCGGCACGTCCTCGCACGGGACGGGCCTGGCGCTCGACGTCCCCGAGCTGCCGTGCGACTACGGCTGGGACTCGGCGGCGCGCGCGTGGCTGGTGGCCAACGGCCCGGCCTACGGCTGGGTGTCGCCGGCGTGGGCGCGCCAGAACGGGTCGAACCCCGAGTACTGGCACTACGAGTACCGCGGCTGA
- the ligD gene encoding non-homologous end-joining DNA ligase, which produces MAQTSAVELDVRGRTVRVSSPERIVFPERGLTKLDVVQYFLTVGDGILGALLERPTTLERWPKGVFEGARMATRQDSTGDAFYQKRVPQGAPEYVETSRIAFPSGRTADEVAPSELAVVAWAANLGTLTFHPWPVVRADVDKPDQVRIDLDPQPGTDFTDAARVAPHVRELLAEHGLQGVPKTSGGRGLHVFVPIEPVWSFTDARRATIAFGRELERRLPDEVTMKWWKEERGRKIFVDYNQMARDRTIASAYSIRSNARATVSAPLTWDEVDQVHPDDFDVLTMPERFAAVGDLFAPLVAHAAPRYRLDSLLELADRQERDEGHGDLPYPPEYPKMPGEPKRVQPSKDRDRAR; this is translated from the coding sequence ATGGCACAGACCTCGGCGGTGGAGCTCGACGTGCGCGGCCGCACGGTGCGGGTCAGCAGCCCGGAGCGCATCGTCTTCCCGGAGCGCGGGCTGACGAAGCTCGACGTGGTGCAGTACTTCCTCACGGTCGGTGACGGCATCCTCGGCGCCCTGTTGGAACGTCCGACGACGCTGGAGCGCTGGCCGAAGGGCGTCTTCGAGGGCGCGCGGATGGCCACGCGGCAGGACTCGACGGGCGACGCGTTCTACCAGAAGCGCGTCCCGCAGGGGGCGCCGGAGTACGTCGAGACGTCGCGCATCGCGTTCCCGTCGGGGCGGACGGCCGACGAGGTCGCCCCGAGCGAGCTGGCCGTGGTCGCGTGGGCGGCGAACCTGGGCACGCTCACGTTCCACCCGTGGCCCGTCGTCCGGGCCGACGTGGACAAGCCCGACCAGGTACGCATCGACCTCGACCCGCAGCCCGGCACCGACTTCACCGACGCGGCCCGCGTCGCCCCGCACGTCCGCGAGCTGCTCGCCGAGCACGGCCTGCAGGGCGTCCCCAAGACGTCCGGCGGTCGCGGTCTGCACGTCTTCGTGCCGATCGAGCCCGTGTGGTCGTTCACCGACGCACGCCGCGCGACCATCGCGTTCGGCCGCGAGCTGGAGCGGCGCCTGCCCGACGAGGTCACGATGAAGTGGTGGAAGGAGGAGCGGGGCCGCAAGATCTTCGTCGACTACAACCAGATGGCCCGCGACCGGACGATCGCGTCCGCGTACTCCATCCGCTCCAACGCCCGTGCCACGGTCTCCGCGCCGCTGACGTGGGACGAGGTCGACCAGGTCCACCCCGACGACTTCGACGTCCTGACCATGCCCGAGCGGTTCGCCGCCGTCGGGGACCTCTTCGCGCCGCTCGTCGCGCACGCCGCCCCGCGGTACCGCCTGGACTCGTTGCTCGAGCTCGCGGACCGGCAGGAGCGCGACGAGGGCCACGGTGACCTGCCCTACCCGCCCGAGTACCCCAAGATGCCCGGCGAGCCCAAGCGCGTGCAGCCGAGCAAGGACCGCGACCGGGCACGCTGA